A window of Planctomycetaceae bacterium contains these coding sequences:
- a CDS encoding NUDIX domain-containing protein yields the protein MTPIEPASPPEEMFDVVDADDHVIQQLPRSEVHRRKLLHRAVHVFLFRSDGRLLIHKRSPAKEEFPSVWTSSASGHVSAGEDYDSCVPRELKEELGLRAQLMRLQKFAACEATSWEFTVLYSACSDDEIHFDPVEMTEVRWMELTEIDKWIEDNPGDFSPAFRLLFQWFQSQPKVQDS from the coding sequence TGCCAGTCCGCCGGAGGAAATGTTCGACGTCGTCGATGCCGATGACCATGTCATCCAGCAGTTGCCGCGATCTGAAGTGCATCGTCGCAAACTGCTGCATCGCGCTGTGCATGTCTTTCTGTTTCGATCTGATGGTCGCCTTCTGATTCACAAACGAAGCCCGGCCAAAGAAGAATTTCCTTCGGTGTGGACGTCGTCAGCCAGTGGGCATGTCAGCGCCGGAGAAGATTACGATTCGTGTGTGCCACGAGAGTTGAAGGAGGAGCTGGGTCTCCGGGCACAGTTGATGCGACTTCAGAAGTTTGCGGCCTGCGAAGCAACGTCCTGGGAATTTACAGTGCTGTATTCGGCCTGCAGTGATGATGAGATCCATTTCGATCCGGTTGAAATGACTGAGGTGCGCTGGATGGAACTCACAGAGATCGACAAATGGATTGAAGACAACCCCGGGGATTTTTCGCCAGCGTTTCGCCTCCTGTTTCAATGGTTTCAATCTCAACCTAAAGTTCAGGACAGTTGA
- a CDS encoding CPBP family intramembrane glutamic endopeptidase — translation MKRSGNETITLTHAQFLISAGAFEGMLLAVAFLLGWGLSCHPTAHLHWDKTDLMMGLLATIPMLLLLAVCFVSTSKGIVAIRVFLRETLGPLLNRCNLLDLFLLALLAGLCEEVLFRGLLYFLIHPWNPTLAVIVSNLLFGFAHAVTPFYAMLAAFMGLYLTALLAVDPTPNLLIPITAHTAYDFVAFLVVIWDWRRWKRLNPQYSPSADASAEDEETDANKP, via the coding sequence ATGAAGCGATCCGGAAACGAAACCATAACGCTCACACATGCACAGTTCCTGATCAGCGCAGGGGCGTTTGAAGGAATGTTGCTTGCTGTGGCGTTCCTTCTGGGCTGGGGATTAAGTTGCCATCCCACCGCGCATCTGCACTGGGACAAAACCGATTTGATGATGGGTCTCTTGGCAACAATCCCAATGTTGTTGTTGCTGGCCGTTTGCTTTGTTTCGACATCCAAGGGAATTGTCGCGATCCGGGTATTTCTGAGGGAAACGCTTGGGCCTTTACTGAATCGATGCAATCTGCTGGATTTATTTCTGTTGGCTTTGCTGGCCGGTCTTTGCGAAGAAGTGCTGTTTCGGGGGCTGCTGTATTTTCTGATCCACCCCTGGAACCCCACGTTGGCAGTGATAGTGAGCAACCTGCTGTTTGGGTTCGCTCATGCGGTCACGCCATTTTACGCTATGCTCGCCGCCTTTATGGGACTGTACCTGACGGCCTTGCTGGCTGTTGATCCGACGCCAAATTTATTGATACCAATCACCGCCCACACGGCCTACGACTTTGTGGCGTTTCTGGTTGTTATCTGGGATTGGCGGCGCTGGAAAAGGCTGAATCCTCAGTACAGCCCATCGGCAGATGCGTCAGCCGAGGACGAAGAGACAGATGCCAACAAGCCGTAG
- a CDS encoding aminotransferase class V-fold PLP-dependent enzyme, with amino-acid sequence MYLDNAATSFPKPESVYDAVDHWMRNNGTAFGRGQHALAEANGHMVQQCRVQLTRLLGLPAASHVALTFNCTDSLNLIIRGLVRPGDRVIATTMEHNSVLRPLHQLQDEIGLLFDLVDFDPVTGLVDPADFERSLHESSARLAVISHASNVTGVIQPVREIVDLAHQAGTMVMLDAAQTAGHVPFSMKDLDVDFLAAAGHKGLLGPLGTGILAVRPGLEKLIQPIRCGGTGSSSESMRQPSQMPDLLESGNMNLPGICGLQASTQWLSSQTVDAVHRHTLDLTKRLAAGLRDMNGVRIYGPLADDAAVADCCPILSMNIDGLDCRDVAMILDQSFDIQTRAGLHCAPLAHRTLNTFDLNGAVRFSPGCFTEESQIDAALSAIAEIAQSQ; translated from the coding sequence ATGTATCTGGACAATGCGGCGACCAGCTTTCCCAAACCGGAATCGGTTTACGATGCCGTCGACCACTGGATGCGAAACAACGGCACTGCTTTTGGCAGAGGACAGCATGCTCTGGCCGAAGCTAACGGCCACATGGTTCAGCAATGCCGCGTCCAGCTCACACGGTTGCTCGGACTTCCCGCGGCGTCGCATGTCGCCCTGACATTTAACTGCACCGACAGCCTGAACCTGATCATTCGAGGACTAGTACGTCCAGGTGATCGAGTGATCGCCACAACGATGGAACACAATTCCGTCCTGAGGCCACTGCATCAGTTGCAGGATGAAATCGGTTTGCTGTTCGATCTCGTGGATTTCGATCCGGTCACAGGCCTTGTTGATCCGGCTGACTTTGAACGTTCACTGCATGAATCATCCGCTCGACTGGCGGTGATCAGCCACGCATCGAATGTTACCGGCGTCATCCAGCCAGTTCGCGAAATCGTGGATCTGGCACACCAGGCGGGAACAATGGTGATGCTGGATGCGGCTCAAACGGCCGGACACGTTCCATTCAGCATGAAGGATCTGGACGTGGACTTCCTGGCCGCAGCCGGCCACAAAGGTCTGCTGGGTCCTCTCGGCACAGGCATTCTTGCAGTTCGTCCGGGTCTGGAAAAACTGATTCAACCCATCCGGTGCGGTGGCACTGGTTCATCCAGCGAGTCCATGCGTCAGCCATCCCAGATGCCGGACCTGCTGGAGAGTGGCAACATGAACCTGCCGGGAATCTGTGGTCTGCAGGCTTCGACGCAGTGGCTGAGCTCGCAAACAGTTGATGCGGTTCATCGCCACACATTGGACCTGACCAAACGGCTTGCCGCTGGCCTCCGGGACATGAACGGAGTCAGGATCTATGGTCCGCTTGCAGACGATGCTGCCGTTGCGGACTGCTGTCCGATCCTCAGCATGAACATCGACGGACTGGACTGCCGCGATGTGGCAATGATTCTGGACCAGTCATTCGATATTCAGACGCGCGCTGGCCTTCACTGCGCACCTCTGGCCCATAGAACACTCAACACATTTGACCTCAATGGTGCTGTCAGATTCAGCCCCGGCTGTTTCACCGAAGAATCACAGATCGACGCGGCCCTGTCCGCCATCGCAGAAATCGCCCAGTCACAATAA